In a single window of the Zea mays cultivar B73 chromosome 5, Zm-B73-REFERENCE-NAM-5.0, whole genome shotgun sequence genome:
- the LOC103627781 gene encoding ferredoxin--nitrite reductase, chloroplastic-like has translation MTYPRLRPRPFQVRGSPAAYLPALFNSPRANNQRGAAPLAPIINNRNARHPWLPYHHHSTGTAAVPPPPPTPTMASTASLQRFLPASPHASSRRRAGRARAAVSIPSSSPPATRDNEVPAERLEPRVEAREGGYWSLKERYRTGLNPHEKVKLEKEPMALFMDGGVRDLAKIPMEVIDAAKLTKDDVDVRLKWLGLFHRRKHQYGRFMMRLKLPNGVTTSEQTRYLASVIEAYGADGCADVTTRQNWQIRGVTLPDVPAILDGLRAVGLTSLQSGMDNVRNPVGNPLAGVDPHEIVDTRPYTNLLSSYITSNSQGNPAITNLPRKWNVCVIGSHDLYEHPHINDLAYMPAVKDGKFGFNLLVGGFISPKRWAEALPLDAWVAGDDVVPACKAILEAYRDLGFRGNRQKTRMMWLIDELGMEVFRSEVEKRMPNGVLERAAAEDLVDKKWERRDYLGVHPQKQEGLSYVGLHVPVGRLQAADMFELARLADEYGTGELRLTVEQNVVLPNVSNRRLDALLAEPLLQRQRLSPQPSLLLRGLVACTGNQFCGQAIIETKARALQVAREVEKRVAVPRPVRMHWTGCPNSCAQVQVADIGFMGCLTKDRDGKVVEAADIFVGGRVGSDSHLADVYRKSVPCKDLVPIVADLLVERFGAVPREREEEDEE, from the exons ATGACATATCCCAGGCTGCGACCCAGACCGTTCCAGGTACGTGGATCGCCGGCTGCATATCTGCCTGCCCTCTTCAACTCCCCAAGAGCCAATAACCAGCGCGGCGCGGCCCCTCTCGCCCCCATAATAAACAACCGCAACGCTCGCCACCCATGGCTACCATACCACCACCACAGCACAGGGACAGCAGCagtgccaccgccaccaccaacaccaACCATGGCCTCCACAGCGTCCCTGCAGCGCTTCCTGCCCGCCTCCCCGCACGCGTCGTCCCGGCGCCGCGCCGGCCGCGCCCGAGCGGCCGTCTCCATCCCGTCGTCGTCCCCGCCGGCGACACGGGATAATGAGGTCCCCGCGGAGCGGCTGGAGCCGAGGGTCGAGGCGCGGGAGGGAGGGTACTGGTCCCTCAAGGAGAGGTACCGGACCGGGCTGAACCCGCACGAGAAGGTGAAGCTGGAGAAGGAGCCCATGGCGCTGTTCATGGACGGCGGCGTCAGGGACCTCGCCAAGATCCCCATGGAGGTGATCGACGCCGCCAAGCTCACCAAGGACGACGTCGACGTCCGCCTCAAGTGGCTCGGCCTCTTCCACCGCCGCAAGCACCAGT ACGGGCGCTTCATGATGCGGCTGAAGCTGCCCAACGGCGTGACGACGAGCGAGCAGACGCGGTACCTGGCGAGCGTGATCGAGGCGTACGGCGCCGACGGGTGCGCGGACGTGACGACCCGGCAGAACTGGCAGATCCGCGGGGTGACGCTCCCGGACGTCCCGGCCATCCTGGACGGCCTCCGCGCCGTCGGCCTCACCAGCCTGCAGAGCGGCATGGACAACGTGCGCAACCCCGTCggcaacccgctcgccggcgtcGACCCCCACGAGATCGTCGACACGCGCCCCTACACCAACCTGCTCTCCTCCTACATCACAAGCAACTCCCAGGGGAACCCCGCCATCACCAACCT GCCGAGGAAATGGAACGTGTGCGTGATCGGCTCGCACGACCTGTACGAGCACCCGCACATCAACGACCTCGCCTACATGCCGGCCGTCAAGGACGGCAAGTTCGGCTTCAACCTTCTGGTGGGCGGGTTCATCAGCCCCAAGCGGTGGGCCGAGGCCCTGCCGCTCGACGCCTGGGTCGCCGGAGACGACGTCGTCCCCGCGTGCAAGGCCATCCTCGAGGCGTACAGGGACCTCGGGTTCAGGGGCAACCGGCAGAAGACGCGCATGATGTGGCTCATCGACGAACTC GGGATGGAGGTGTTCCGGTCGGAGGTGGAGAAGCGGATGCCCAACGGGGTGCTGGAGCGCGCCGCGGCGGAGGACCTCGTCGACAAGAAGTGGGAGCGGCGGGACTACCTCGGCGTGCACCCGCAGAAGCAGGAAGGCCTGTCGTACGTGGGCCTGCACGTGCCCGTGGGCCGGCTGCAGGCCGCGGACATGTTCGAGCTGGCGCGCCTCGCCGACGAGTACGGCACGGGCGAGCTCCGGCTCACGGTGGAGCAGAACGTCGTGCTCCCCAACGTGAGCAACCGGAGGCTGGACGCGCTGCTCGCGGAGCCGCTGCTGCAGCGGCAGCGCCTCTCGCCGCAGCCGTCGCTGCTGCTCCGGGGCCTGGTGGCGTGCACGGGCAACCAGTTCTGCGGGCAGGCCATCATCGAGACCAAGGCGCGGGCGCTGCAGGTGGCGCGGGAGGTGGAGAAGCGCGTGGCCGTGCCGCGGCCGGTGCGCATGCACTGGACCGGATGCCCCAACAGCTGCGCCCAGGTGCAGGTGGCGGACATCGGCTTCATGGG